A stretch of the Elephas maximus indicus isolate mEleMax1 chromosome 3, mEleMax1 primary haplotype, whole genome shotgun sequence genome encodes the following:
- the CREB3L3 gene encoding cyclic AMP-responsive element-binding protein 3-like protein 3 isoform X1 encodes MNGDLAASGKMASPTCPTGPMDSLELLDLLFDQQDGILRHVELGENWDHPEDQQVRLDPDPSDFITSILGSGDSVPSSPLWSPAASDSGISEDLPSDPQDTPPRNGPPNTPAGCHPTEPGKGLCPSYHPGYPCPSRPLGPVTPVPEASVAIDLDMWSPQGCLYPEERTELSDSLPRYNLTVKELLLSGNSGDLQHHLAAPHLLRPGAGHCQELVLTEDEKKLLAKEGITLPTQLPLTKYEERVLKKIRRKIRNKQSAQESRKKKKEYIDGLETRMSAYTAQNQELQRKVLHLEKQNLSLLEQLKKLQALVVQSTSKSAQTGTCIAVLLLSFALIVLPSISPFTTSKAESPGDFAPVRVFSRTLQNEAASRVAPNAVPGSENPGPQPEAGAHRKGSPGSPRADWGSRDMPELDNSTLLPGNSTLALDNSTLVLGNSTLVLGNSEEVLGPAALLDWAAPETGPRPGRVGLEVAGEEL; translated from the exons ATGAATGGGGATTTAGCAGCTTCTGGAAAG ATGGCTTCCCCCACCTGTCCCACGGGTCCCATGGACAGCCTGGAGCTCCTGGATCTCCTTTTCGACCAGCAGGACGGCATCCTGAGACATGTAGAGTTGGGCGAGAACTGGGACCACCCTGAGGACCAG CAGGTCCGGCTGGACCCCGACCCCAGTGACTTCATCACCTCCATCCTGGGCTCTGGAGACTCGGTGCCCAGCTCCCCGCTCTGGTCCCCTGCGGCCAGTGACAGTGGTATCTCCGAAGACTTGCCCTCTGACCCCCAAGACACCCCTCCACGAAATGGACCTCCCAACACCCCTGCTGGCTGCCACCCCACTGAGCCTGGCAAGGGGCTGTGCCCCTCCTATCATCCTGGCTACCCCTGCCCCTCCAGGCCCCTGGGGCCAGTGACACCAGTGCCCGAGGCCTCCGTGGCCATAGACCTGG ACATGTGGAGCCCACAAGGATGCCTCTATCCTGAGGAGAGGACGGAGCTGTCAGACTCACTCCCACGCTACAACCTCACCGTGAAGGAGCTCCTCCTCTCTGGCAATAGCGGGGACCTG CAACATCATCTGGCAGCCCCCCACCTGCTGCGACCTGGAGCTGGGCACTGCCAGGAGCTGGTGTTGACAGAAGATGAGAAGAAGCTGCTTGCCAAAGAAGGCATCACCCTGCCCACTCAGCTGCCCCTCACCAAA TATGAAGAGCGAGTGCTGAAAAAAATCCGCCGGAAAATCCGGAACAAACAGTCGGCCCAAGAaagcaggaagaaaaagaaggaatatatTGATGGTCTGGAGACTCG AATGTCTGCCTACACAGCCCAGAACCAGGAGCTGCAGAGGAAGGTCTTACATCTCGAGAAGCAGAACCT GTCCCTCTTGGAGCAGCTGAAGAAACTCCAAGCCCTCGTGGTCCAGTCCACTAGCAAGTCTGCCCAGACGGGCACCTGCATAGCG GTGCTGCTGCTCTCCTTCGCCCTCATCGTCCTCCCCTCCATCAGCCCTTTCACCACCAGCAAAGCAGAGAGCCCTGGGGACTTCGCGCCTGTGCGTG TCTTCTCCAGAACATTGCAGAATGAAGCCGCCTCCCGCGTGGCCCCCAACGCTGTGCCAGGCTCCGAGAACCCAGGACCCCAGCCCGAGGCTGGCGCACACCGAAAAGGGTCTCCAGGCAGCCCCAGGGCAGACTGGGGCTCCAGGGACATGCCAGAGCTGGATAACTCAACGCTGCTGCCAGGCAACTCTACTTTGGCGCTGGACAACTCCACCCTGGTGCTGGGCAACTCCACCTTGGTGCTGGGCAACTCGGAGGAGGTGCTGGGCCCGGCCGCCCTGCTGGACTGGGCCGCACCTGAAACAGGGCCCAGGCCCGGGCGTGTGGGGCTGGAGGTGGCAGGGGAGGAGCTGTGA
- the CREB3L3 gene encoding cyclic AMP-responsive element-binding protein 3-like protein 3 isoform X2 gives MNGDLAASGKMASPTCPTGPMDSLELLDLLFDQQDGILRHVELGENWDHPEDQVRLDPDPSDFITSILGSGDSVPSSPLWSPAASDSGISEDLPSDPQDTPPRNGPPNTPAGCHPTEPGKGLCPSYHPGYPCPSRPLGPVTPVPEASVAIDLDMWSPQGCLYPEERTELSDSLPRYNLTVKELLLSGNSGDLQHHLAAPHLLRPGAGHCQELVLTEDEKKLLAKEGITLPTQLPLTKYEERVLKKIRRKIRNKQSAQESRKKKKEYIDGLETRMSAYTAQNQELQRKVLHLEKQNLSLLEQLKKLQALVVQSTSKSAQTGTCIAVLLLSFALIVLPSISPFTTSKAESPGDFAPVRVFSRTLQNEAASRVAPNAVPGSENPGPQPEAGAHRKGSPGSPRADWGSRDMPELDNSTLLPGNSTLALDNSTLVLGNSTLVLGNSEEVLGPAALLDWAAPETGPRPGRVGLEVAGEEL, from the exons ATGAATGGGGATTTAGCAGCTTCTGGAAAG ATGGCTTCCCCCACCTGTCCCACGGGTCCCATGGACAGCCTGGAGCTCCTGGATCTCCTTTTCGACCAGCAGGACGGCATCCTGAGACATGTAGAGTTGGGCGAGAACTGGGACCACCCTGAGGACCAG GTCCGGCTGGACCCCGACCCCAGTGACTTCATCACCTCCATCCTGGGCTCTGGAGACTCGGTGCCCAGCTCCCCGCTCTGGTCCCCTGCGGCCAGTGACAGTGGTATCTCCGAAGACTTGCCCTCTGACCCCCAAGACACCCCTCCACGAAATGGACCTCCCAACACCCCTGCTGGCTGCCACCCCACTGAGCCTGGCAAGGGGCTGTGCCCCTCCTATCATCCTGGCTACCCCTGCCCCTCCAGGCCCCTGGGGCCAGTGACACCAGTGCCCGAGGCCTCCGTGGCCATAGACCTGG ACATGTGGAGCCCACAAGGATGCCTCTATCCTGAGGAGAGGACGGAGCTGTCAGACTCACTCCCACGCTACAACCTCACCGTGAAGGAGCTCCTCCTCTCTGGCAATAGCGGGGACCTG CAACATCATCTGGCAGCCCCCCACCTGCTGCGACCTGGAGCTGGGCACTGCCAGGAGCTGGTGTTGACAGAAGATGAGAAGAAGCTGCTTGCCAAAGAAGGCATCACCCTGCCCACTCAGCTGCCCCTCACCAAA TATGAAGAGCGAGTGCTGAAAAAAATCCGCCGGAAAATCCGGAACAAACAGTCGGCCCAAGAaagcaggaagaaaaagaaggaatatatTGATGGTCTGGAGACTCG AATGTCTGCCTACACAGCCCAGAACCAGGAGCTGCAGAGGAAGGTCTTACATCTCGAGAAGCAGAACCT GTCCCTCTTGGAGCAGCTGAAGAAACTCCAAGCCCTCGTGGTCCAGTCCACTAGCAAGTCTGCCCAGACGGGCACCTGCATAGCG GTGCTGCTGCTCTCCTTCGCCCTCATCGTCCTCCCCTCCATCAGCCCTTTCACCACCAGCAAAGCAGAGAGCCCTGGGGACTTCGCGCCTGTGCGTG TCTTCTCCAGAACATTGCAGAATGAAGCCGCCTCCCGCGTGGCCCCCAACGCTGTGCCAGGCTCCGAGAACCCAGGACCCCAGCCCGAGGCTGGCGCACACCGAAAAGGGTCTCCAGGCAGCCCCAGGGCAGACTGGGGCTCCAGGGACATGCCAGAGCTGGATAACTCAACGCTGCTGCCAGGCAACTCTACTTTGGCGCTGGACAACTCCACCCTGGTGCTGGGCAACTCCACCTTGGTGCTGGGCAACTCGGAGGAGGTGCTGGGCCCGGCCGCCCTGCTGGACTGGGCCGCACCTGAAACAGGGCCCAGGCCCGGGCGTGTGGGGCTGGAGGTGGCAGGGGAGGAGCTGTGA